The nucleotide window GGAATGGTCTCGGTCTCCAGGAACCGGTGAATGAGCTGGTTGACCCGCTGCCGCGCCACCGGGAAATACGCTGCGATCGCCCGGATAGGTTTTCCCTTGAGCCATTGCTTGATGAAGCTGGAGTTATCCGGGTTCGAGAGCTTGATCACGGGATGGTCTTGCTGCGTTGGAAAATGATTGTGGGATTTTCCAACCAATCATCATTTTAAGAAAGGTTTAAAAGAGGGCGGGATGGGTGCACCGCGGGGAACGACTCAACCGTGCGGCAGCACACGTCAGCTTGCCCGCTTGCTCGTCCGATGGTCCGGGGCAGCGGTCCCGTGCTGTGTAATGCTGGGGCTGGGCTCGGACGACCGGTCCCGTGAAAAGCCCTGCCTTCGTGCATGCACTCTGCCTCCGAACAGCAGGCATACCGGGGGATACAAACGGGAGAGGGGATCAGCCCTCCAGCACGCAGATCGCCTTCGGCTGAAGTACCAGGGGCGCCAGGCTCTCTGATACGGAGAACTCCAGGTTCTCTCCTGCCGGCCCGATGAAGCCGACGGCCATATCCTGGCCGATCACGATCGTGGCATACTGCCGACCGGAGGCGATCAGCACGCCACCGTCCGAAAGCACAGGTGCTTTGATGATACCTTCGGTTACGATGGTGCGCGCGTGCTCCAGTTCCGTCATCTGGCCCTGTTCGTAGCGTCGGTAAAGCAGGTTGAAACGGGATGGTGCGAGTGCAAGAGCATAGGGGCCGTGGAAACCGGATTCGTCGAGACGGGTCACGCCCCGGATGATATCATCCACGGCATCCCCGACCGTATCCCAGCGGGAGAGCTGGATGGAACTGGAACCCTGCGTGTTCAGCAGTCCGGTCACCCCTCCTCCCCCGTGGAATATCAGGTTATCCTCTCTCCGTGCCACGTCCAGTGCAGCCTGCACGACCGGAGCGGTATCCAGGAGCAGCCTATCCCGTTCGTAGGCGGCGAGATCCCGTTTGCCCAGGGCGAACGTGGCATGGATCTCCGGGAGAGGAACGAAGGAACTCACAATGAGACCTTCCTGGTCCCTCCGGTCCGTCATCGGGATCGCTTTCAGTCCCAGACCGAAAGGACCCTCCAGGTGCAGCAGCCTCCGTCCCGAAAGAATGCTCTTTGCTGCCTCCACCATCGTGGCATCCAGGATATTCCACGTCGCTCCGTCAATGGGGGCATCCCCCCGTGATAGGTATCGGTTCATGCCTCTCCTCCTACTTCGACTCCTTCAAGGATCCGATCGTCGTCCCGGGAGCTTCGGACGGTGACACTTCCTCACGTCCTGCCTCGATTGCCATCTCGTCCACCTCGGCGGCGCCCTGCGCCAGCAGGGCATCCTCGTCGCCGGTGAGGATCTGGAGCAGTCGGGCGAACTCCCCGGCATGCACACGTTCTTCGTCCGCGATATCCTCGAGCACGCGTTTGGCAAGGGGATGGTCCGTCGCCTCGGCATGGGCCATGTAAATGTGGGTTGCCTCGTGCTCGGCAGCCAGATCCAGTCGAATTGCCCGGATCAACTCCTGAAGCGTGAGCTTTCGATCCGGAACCGTTCCGATGAAGGGATTTGTGAATTCAGGCATTTCTTTCCTCCTTACTCTGATGGGCGGGATGAATCCCGCATCGCTGCATGCCGTCGCACGGCGAGCGCATCACCGTGCACTTCTGCAAACAGGCTGGACGTTCCTGTCGCGGGACCTATGCACGCCCTACCTTATAATGGTTCACCCTCTGCCATGGACCGGAATGCGGTTCTGGCTCTCGGGAGAGCCTTCAGCAGGTGGTGCCCACCTGGGGTCCATGCGTCACGTCCATCGATGGGGGCATCTTCAGAAAGCCTGCCCGTGATCCTGAACCCCTGCGTCTTCGTCGTGTTCTGAGTTCGGGGCGGATCGAAGACAGGACGCGAAAAGAGGTGTTCGGGATGAGCGGAGTTGTGGAAAAGAAGTATCAGCAGGGGAGGTGCTCGATCCGAAGCCCCTCGTTGTCTATCCCGGTGGCGACGGCGATTGACAGCCCGAGCTCATCCAGAATCCGCCGAACGGCATCCCGGTCGCGTGCGGTGATGACAGCGATGGCAGGCCCGACCGAGCTCATGCCCACGAACTCGAAACCTGCATCCCGAAGCTGGTTCATGTAGTGGTAGATGCGGAACCCGTGGTGCTCCACCTCCGCGCGCTTCGAGCCCCGGAATTCGATCTCCCAGATCACCTCCCCCATCTTCTCGAGGTTCCCGCTCTCAAGGGCCGGAATGAGGTCCATCATGATCATGTAGGCCTTCAGCTCTCGATCGCGGTAGTCGAGATTTCGGGCCCGGTTCATCAGGAGGTCGAACTCACGCTCCCCGGCCGATGAGATGTCGGAAGGGGGGATGACGATGAAGACGGATTTGTCCTGGCCGAACGGGTGATGGTAGATGCGTGTGAGCTCGTCGCCCGTGATTCCCATCCCCCCGTGGGTGCTGACCACCGGACCGACCCCGGTCTCGAACCCGAAGGCGATCTGCCCGTCTACCGTCTCCTCGACGAAGTTGTTCCCCACCAGAAGCCGCAGCTGATCCTGCGTGAGCGGAGACCCCACTGCAGCGTTCAGCGCATTGGCGACCGCGACCAGGATCGTGCTGGTGGATCCGAGACCCACGTGCTTGTGCTCGTGATCGCGGGCATACACACGGAATCCCCCCCTGTATCCCGTGGTCTTTTTGAAGACCTCCGTGAAGTGGCGGATGATGGGCTCCCGCTCGTAATCGATCTCCAGCCCTTCAGGGATACACTGCGCCTCGGCAGTGCAGTAGAGCTGGACAGCGAATCCGACGCCCCCTCCGCCGGGCCGCCCGGGTGCAAAGCGGTTCATGTCGAGCACGGTCAGGTGGATTCGTGCGGGCGCCCGCACCCGAACCTTTCCTTCGACCGGTTTCAGCGGATACGCCTTCTCCAGGCCGATCGTGTTGATATTTTCGCCTGGAGAGAAAGAACTGAACTCATACTCCACCAGATCGAGATCCCCGCCCCGAATCTTCATCGTCGGCATAAATTGTCAGGAGATCTTATCCTCGATCGAAGAATATGTTTTTCGGTCCAGCCGAAAGCGGAATTCCATAGCCCATGCTGCAGCCTTCCAGCCATCCGAGCCGCAATGCGGCCACACCTGCCGTGTACATGATGCGGTTGTCGAGATTGTGGAGCGATGCGGTCTTTACAGCGGATCCCAGCGCGATGCCCAGGTCCGTCACTCGCACCGCACAGCTGGGCCCCTGGAACGGCATGCCCGGCGCGTGAACGCTGGTCTGGTGCTGCAGCATCTCCTCGCAGGTGGGAAAGCCGCAGGCCCCGCAGTCCAGACCTGCCGTGGTGTGGTACTCGAGACCGATCAGAAGGACGGCATCGCTCACGCGGACGTTGTCGGAATCCCGGATGAAGTGGGGGAGGTTTCGCGCTTCGCCGTGCCGTCGCATCTCGTTTGCGAGCGCTATCAGCGAGTCGCTGTCGACGACACGAATCCGCAGGGCATCGGCGCCCCGCGCTTTGGGTGCGGTCTCCGCCGAGAGCGCCATCATTCTGGCAATCGTCGGGACAATATCTGCATATGCAAACATACATCCTCCCCTATGCCGTGCCCGAATATTTAAATCACCCTTCGGTGGACACATCCCGGCGGGGCCATCGGAATGCAGGGGTGAGAGCGCCAGGAACCTACGAAAAATTAGGGGGTAGTATTGGGGGTTGCGCCTCTTCTTGCGGGCGGAACATGAATAATCGGTTTACCGGCCGTAAATACAGTCCCATCGATGTTCGGAGCGTCCGCATCCGCCCTCTCATTCAAGGATCTCGAACTCCTCGATGGGGATTCCTTCGGTGAGCCCCTCTTCACCCTCCCCTCGGAGTCCCTCGTCCCTCCAGCGGTCCGGAGAGACTTTGGCGACCATCACCTTCATCTTCTCCTCGAATAGTCTCGAAAAACCTTTGTACGCGCAGTCTCGCTCGATCCTCCTGAACCGGTCGGACTGGATCAGCGTGAATCCCACCTCCCGCGTAACCTCCTCTTCCGGCGCGGGCAGGTTGCAGTCTTCCACGGACATCTCTCTGAGTGTCTGTGCCACGCAGGGATAATAATTGTGATTAACAATATTCTCATGTTAAATTTACATTATGTGCATCTGTTCGCAGGGCGCGATTGTGCCGCATCACGCAGCGGATCCAGACCCTCTTCATTCAGGCATCCGCCCCCGAACTCGCTGACGGCGCATATCGCGGAAGGGAGTAGAAATCGCCGATGACACGCGTCCCTTGCACTGCCCGTCCTATGACGGATCGCCATACCATCCCCTGCCCCCCGGGACGAGATCCACAGCGTCCCGAACGCCTTCCCCCTGCTCACCCATGCCACGTTCCAACGCAGTGCGCAGTTCATTTCAAATTTTAGGTTACTGCGGCAGGATACTCATGCTCTGAAGCAGAAGGTGGGATGCACGCGGAAAGTCCCAGCTCCCGATGCGATCCGCCCTGACCCTCTCCCTGTGTGACGGTGACAGTGCGCTCCATGCGTCCCCCCCTCGGAACGGGTCGTGGACCCTTACTCCGTATAACGGGCCGCTTCCGTTGCCATCCGCGGTGAACGGCCCGGTCTTTCCGCAGCGGCGTTCGAGCTGCCAGGGCATGCGCGTCATTTCCGAGCATTAATGATAATACTCTAGGGGTTGAATCGTTCTGAAATGAGAGTGATGCTGGGGGGAACCTTCGATCCGATCCACGACGGGCACAGGAAACTCCTGAAGCGGGCATTCCAGCTGGCCGGACCGGAGGGGCAGGTCACAATCGGTCTCACGACGGACCGCTTCGCCAGCCAGAAGAGCCACCCGGTGCGTCCGTATCCGGAGAGAAGGGAGAACCTCGTGAAGTGCATCGAATCCGGCGGTTTTTCGGCGAAGTGGTCGATCCAGCCGCTGGATGACCGGTATGGCCCGGCCATCTCCGACGATTTCGATGCGCTGGTCGTGAGCGAGGGTACGGCCGGGGCCGGGGCGGAGATCAATCGCCTCCGGCAGGAGCGGGGGCTAAAAAAGGTTGATATTCATCAAGTTGCCTGCGTGCTCGCCGAGGATGGGCGCTGGATATCCAGCACCCGTATCTATCGCGGCGAGATCGACGAGCGCGGAAGGCTCAGATGATGTATCCGGTTATGTCCCGCGACAGGCGGGGAATCCTCCAGTCACAGTACTTGCATCGGAGGACCCGGTCCTCAAGAACATCGAATTTGCTCTCGATCGGCTCGCGGGTGTTCGAGATGCACTCCGGGTTCGGGCACCGCACCACCCCTATCAGAACCTCGGGGATATGGACGCCCTTCTTCTCGAACACCTCGTAGTTGCGGATAATGTTGATCGTCGCATTGGGTGCGATGAGGGCGATCCTGTCCACCTCCTCTTTTCGGAGCTCCCGGTTCTCGATCTTGACGATGTCCTTCTTCCCGTGCCGGCTCGCCACGTTGGTCGCGATGGAGAGGCACTCGGTGGTCGAGCCGGTGATCCCCAGAATGCGGAGCACGTTGATCGCTTCGCCCGCCGTGATATGGTCGATCACCGTCCCATCGCGGATCTTGCTGATCACCAGCCCCCGTTCCGGTGCCTCCTTCACGACATCACCTCCTGCAGAATGGCCATGCGCACCGGTACTCCGTTGCGGGACTGTTCGAAGTATTTTGCGTAGCCGAGCGTATCTACCCGGGGATCGATCTCCGATGCGCGCGGCAGGGGGTGCAGCACGATCAGGTTGCTGCGGACATTGCCAAGAAGTTCGGGGGTGATGCGGTAGCTGTGCGCCACGGCGAGGTACGAGGCGGTGTCCGGGAAGCGCTCGCGCTGGATGCGTGTTACGTAAAGGACATCCAGTTCCGGCAGGACGGCATCCACTCTTGCGTGCTGGTGCACCTCCACGCCATGTTCGCGCAGCTCCTGGAGGATGGACGGCGGCAGTTCCAGCCCCTCCGGGGCGATCGCGTGGAGGGTTACGCGGTAGAGGGAGAGCGCGTAGGCCAGGGAATGCGTCGTACGCCCGTAGCGGAGATCTCCGAGCAGGCCCACGTTGATGTTGTCGAGGGGCATCGACTGGCGTATGGTGTAGAGATCGAGGAGCGTCTGTGAGGGGTGCTGCCCGGCTCCGTCGCCGGCATTGATGATGGGGACGGTCGCGAACTCGCTGGCCAGCCGTGCCGCTCCCTCCTTCGGATGGCGGAGCACGATCGCGTCCGCATAGCCGCTGACGACGCGGATAGTGTCCGCCAGCGTCTCCCCTTTGGCAATGGAACTCCCCTCGATACTGTCCACGACGATGCTCGTCCCCCCCAGGCGCGCCATTGCGGACTCGAACGACATCCGCGTGCGGGTGCTGGGCTCGAAGAAGAGGAGAGCCAGGATCCGTCCTTCGAGGGCATGCCTGTCGTAGAGGCAAGCATCGATGTCCCGCGCCCGATCGAGGAGGGCATCGATCTTATCGCGGGACAACTCCTTTATCGAGATGATGTGGTTCATACGGGCGTGCGGTTCTCCTTGGAGCCCCCAGGACGGTCTGATGCCTTCCCCCGGATCGCAGAGGAAGGGCTGCAGGCAGATCCCGGAGGTATTCCCGTACCGATTTGACCTCACCCCCTAATCAAGTGTGACATCTGGTGATCGGTGATAACTCCGGGAAGGGGAGACGGACCCGGTCCGGCAGCCCACCCAAGAAGGAAGACCCGGTTCCTGGCCGCACTCGTCACGATTCGGCCCTTTCTACAGGGAGGGATCGAACCGTCTGGCTTCGATTCGGATCAGATTCATCGCACGCGGAGATGGGGGGAACGGTGAAATACCGCCCCTTCGCTCCCAAGCAGGAGGGGGTCTCACCCCCTTCTCCCGGCGGAAACGGCGACAAACCTGATCGCGGGAGGCGCAACCTATCATGGAGAGGGCAGGATATCCCCCGATGCATCGCTATCGGACGCGGCTGCTCCCCCACCGTCAGCCATGAGTCGAGTCCGTGCATCTACCCCGGAGTTATCAGGCCATCATCGTACCTGCAGGGAGGAGACAGCGCCTGTGCCCCCGAGGTCCCATGTACGCGGGAGGAAGGAGGCAGCAGAAGGGGGGCACTCCCTCGGTGCGGGAGGTCCCGGAGGGAAAGGGCGGGTGAGGCAGGAGTGTATCCGGAACCGGATGGATGTTCGGTATAGGACCGAACAGGACCTCGTAATAGGCGAAAGCCCAAAATGAAATTGCAGATTCGCGTTGGCAAAACCTATTACCCTCCCCCTCCGATTGTTGTACGGTATGCGAAGCCAGGTGAAGTGGGGCATCATTCTGCTGGTAATCGGGCTCGTGCTTGCGCCCATAGGATTTCCCTATCTCCTCGTCTATGCGGTACCCCTCATCCTGATCGGGCTTGCGCTTATCGCCTTTCGGAGAAGGGAAGAGACCCTGGAAGAGATACGGGAGTGAGCCATGATCGTTACAACGACCGAAACCGTTCCGGGATTCCGGCTGGAGATCCTGGGGATCGTCTACGGGAATACCGTCCGTTCGAAACACCTGGGAAAGGACATCACGGCGGGCTTGAAGAGCATCGTGGGAGGCGAGCTCCAGGAGTACACGGATATGCTGGCAGAGGCGCGCACCGAGGCCGTGAACCGCATGATCAACGCCGCAAAGGGCATGGGCGCGGATGCCATCGTGAACGTGCGGTTCACCACATCCCAGACAATGGCGACGGCGGCGGAGCTGCTCGCATATGGGACCGCCGTGAAACTGATTCCCCTTTGAACAGTCGCAGAATGCGATTGTGATATGCGGGAGGAGACCTTCTCCGAATGGATGGGGCTTCCATCCTTCCGCAATGTTCTTCTGCTCCGAAGAGCCCCTGCCGATCACCATGGCAGTGGCGGCGGGGTGTGCAATCCTTTTCTCTCGGGTAAGCACGCAAGAGATAATCGGCTCTTTCATGGGAATCATCCAATGACGCTTTCCGGTATGCGGAATCGATGGGAGGGCGTCTGTCAGGTCCTGCAAATTCCGGCCGGGTGTAACGGCAACCGGGAGGGGGAGAGTATCTATGCGGACCATGGCCAAACCCGCGCTGCCAGCATGCAGGAGCCCGGGATGGCAAAAACGCACGATCTACACCATGGCAGGGGTTGATCCCGATCCTGCTCGTCTCCGCCATTGCCTCGGGCTTGTCCATCCCGGCAGCGGGTGCCAGAACCGGGACTGTGAAACGTGGAGCCGGGAACGGAACGCCGCGGATAGGCGCACCCATGCCGGATGAGATGCCATCGAAAGGGGATGGGAAACTTGCAGTTTTCGGCATCGAATTTCCGGATTTTTCCGTGATTGGATCCCCACATTTTCATGACGGCGAGGCCGTCGACAGGTATGAGGCGGCACTGGTCGGAGCAGAAGGAATGGGGGAGGCGCATCCCTACGTGAGCCTCGGGAACTACCACCACCGATCGACCCGATGGCCGGCTCGATTGATCCGGTACCGTCTCCGGGTGGTATCGTGGCCGGTACAACGCATCGGACTGCGCACGAGGGGAGCCGAATCGCCACGATGATGCGCTCCTGGAGGAAGTAATCGATGCCCACGACGGATCGGTGGATTTCGGTCAGTTCGACAGCGACAAGGAGGGTGCCATTGACGGCGTGCTGCTGGTATGGGCGCTTCCCGGGGGATAGTATCTCCCCCGATTTCCGGGAAAAGGAATCGCTTATAAGAATGACCATAGAGTCCCCGTCGACGGGAAGATACGCAGGGCACCCTCGTAACGCGCACACCATCGCCATCTGATCTTCCGGTAGAATGGATACGAACGATGGCCCATGAGACCGGTCACCTGCTGGGTTCGCCTGACGGGTTCTTCCTGATCCAGTTCAGAAGACCTTCGGGAAACGACGATGATCCGGACGTGAAATTCCGCCCTCGATCTGGATCTGGCATGTGGATGCCGAATGCAATCCGTTCAGGACGACCATCCGCGCCAACGGGCGGTCTTCCCATCGCCTGCTGAAGCGGGGTCCGGCGGACGGCAGCGAGAAGGCGGTGTCCGACGAGTTCGACCCCGGGGATCTGTTCCTCCCCGGCAAGAAGTTTTCCTGCTGGACCATACCCAACAGCACCAGTTTCGCAGGGATCTATACCGGCGTTTTCGTGGACTCGCTGCTGCACGTCAACGCCGCTGCAGGCGATGCTTCGACGGAGGGCATGCTGGTTCACTGCGTCATCGCACTGCAATAAGAAAGGACGGATGCTGCAATCTTTCACCGTCCTATCTGATTTTGCTCCCGCTTCCGAGAGTGAGCATCCGCCATTCCGAATCGAAACGGGAAGGGTTTTGTCTTAATCTCTTACTCGAGAGAGATCCCTGCAACAGACTTGAACACTGCCTGTTGTCCATGTCATCCCCTGCAGGTTTATCGCCTGACGGCTCGCATGACAGGTTAGAGCGCCGCATACAGGGTCGTGCAGATCGGGTTTCGGGCAGGCGTCCCTTTGCTTTCCGTCTGGGTCGTTCCGCGTGCACGTCTCGATTACCGGAAAAAAGGTGCTCTGTCCTCCCGGCGACTGCCTCTCATGCCTCACATACTGGCAAGTACGACTCCCTTCTCTTGACGTCTTCTCCGGACAGGGCGCTCATCGACGCCACTGGAACGGTGTATCTGTCGGTGTCGGCATTGCCGGTTTCGCATTCACGGCAGGGGCGTCCGGCGGTGCTATGGGGAGATTGTCGAAAGCGACAGCCGTATCGGTGGTGGCGTCTTTGGGAGCATGGAATACTGGGGCAGTCCTGCCGCTCACAATCTCTTCATACGCCACACTAGCGGGGTAATTTCGTTTATCGATACGCTCAGCTGGTTTCCCACGCATTCGATGGTGAGATGATTCCTTTCCGCCGGTCTCAAGGTTATCCGCCCGGAGATATCAAAATCCAGCGGCTTCATGCCCGAATCGTTCGATTTTTTATTTTCGCGTAGAAGCGGTCAAGGATGCCGAACTCATAACGGTTAAAGGATTCATCGATCCGGCATGCGATTATGACAGTGCTGTTAGGATCACCCCGGGGCATCTCGGTATCGATGTCCAATAGGAAATCATCGTAGGTCTGGTTCAGGAGGTACACGGTTCCGTATTCCCCGGACGCATCGGTCAAGATCACCAGGCCATTTTCGTATGCGACGCTCCTGTTCGGTATGCTGTAGGTTTCCAGCCAGGGAGAACCCACCTGCTGAAATTATCCTGGAACAGAGTGATCGATCGCCCTCTGTTCTCAACTATCCACGGGATTGTCGTTATCTCCTGCCCCGGGTGGAGAGATCACCAGATCGTCGAAGACACCAGTTGTGCCGACCTCCCCCATTTCATCCGCCCACACACCGAACACGATAATGCCTTCCAGGATGGGTTCATACTCGTCCTGTAAGGCGGCGGGGTTCAGACGGTCCCCGACACACTCGATCTGGATACGGTTCACGGCGCCCGCATTGATGAGTGCGATGACTCCTATCTGTACCACGATAAGAAAGTCGGATTCTATTCACTCGAATGCCCTCTCCGATTCAGTTCTGAATTCCGTCAATCCGATTCAGGACCGACATTTATTACGCATTCATGCACATGAGGGTGCAGAACGCCGCGAGCCACCGGCTATTGGCTATCAATAATTTTCCATATATCGGTAAAAGTGATAAAAACGATATTTACGGTAAGGTTGCATGTTTTGCCTTATTTCAACAATACGGTTCAGGTTCACCTCCGCGCTATCGTGATATACCCCGAGTGCCCCACGCGGGTCGAGGGGCGGGTGCCCCTGGCCGTTCGGGTCATTTCACGGTCGATGCACTCGTGAGCGTGGACTTCGGGGAACAGCCCCGCTGACACGTCCAGGACGAGGGACATCTGCTCGATGAAGGGCGTGTAACATGCCAGGTAACCGCCCGGACGGAGGTGATGGTAGGCATGCTCGATATGCTCGCGGCGGACGCTCAGATCCAGGTGGATGACGTCGTACTCCCCCCGGGCGGTCAGTACGTCTTCTGCAACCACCCGTACGTTCTCCAGCTTCGCGTCCCGGATGTTCGCCTCTGCGATCGCTGCAAACTCCGTGCGCTGCTCGTAGGTCTCCACGGAGCGGGCGATGCCGCCGAAGTAGATGGCGGCAATGCCGCTTCCCGTCCCGGCGTCCAGGACGGCATCTCTGCGGTTCATGCCGGTCGCGGCGATCACGTATCCGATATCGCGGGGAAGCATGGGCGCTCCGCTTCGGGAGGCATGGGCAAAAAAGTCCGTCGCCCGGGGCGCGCGAAGGGTGAACAGGACACCTCGGTGGCTGGCGATCGTGCTTCCGGGCTCTCTGCCGATCAGCCGGGAGAGGTCGATGGTTCCGAGGTCGGTCTGGAGCGTTCCTTCTCCGGCCCGAACATAGTAGTCCCGCCCCTCCGCCAGGAGCAGCACGCGATCCCCACTCTCGATCATGCCTGGGAGAGGCGCAGGATCGCCTCGGCGATATCGCCCTTCGTCTCACGGAGCGTGGCTCTGACGGTCTCCTCCGCCGCTCCGGTCTGCATCTTCACCAGGTTCACGTCCTCTTCGGGTATCTCCACTTCCGCGGCCTCGAAGTGGGGTTCGCCGCTGATCTGGTAGGTGGTGATCCCCTGCATGGTCATCGCGACCACATCCGCAGAGTCAAAGACGTAGTTGCCCTTGTCCGTGACGATGATGATCTTCTGGACACCTTCGATCGCCTCCATATTCATGCCCATCTGCTTCATCATCTGCTTCATCTTCTTGGGGTTTATTCTTCCTGGAAACATCCTGATTCCCTCCCCTGCCGTACTTTTACCGCTACTCCGTAATTAAATGCCAGCATCTCGGCACCCGAGAGGACCGCCGCACCCGTTCCGAGGAGGCGGTCGGGATCCTGGACCACCAGCACCTCGTCCCCCGCACGGATACCGGGATCGGCCGCCACCACGTGACGGGCAAAGGCGTTCTTGCCCCGCAGGATGAACTCCGCCACGTCGTCGCGGATCACCACGCGGTACGCGGGCGCCGCCAGGCACTCCTGCAGCCGCAGCGCCCCGGCGATGGAGAGCGTGAGGCGCCCGTCATGGGCGCGGAGTGTGGCCAGGCGGACCCCGTCGAGGAGAATCTGCCGCACCCGTCCGCTGCTGGAGAGCTGGAATGCAACCCCGTCCGGGAAGAGCCCCCTCCCGGCGTCCCGGCCGAACTGGTAGTCAGCGATCGTGCGCACGCGTTTGAGCATACTGCTCTCCGATAATGCGGTTGACATGGGAAACGAACACCTCCTCTGCATCCTTCGGTATGAATGCGCCGGCTGCGATGCGGTGGCCTCCCGCCGCACCGGCGCATGCGGCGGACGCCTCGATCAGAGCTGCCTGGAGATCGACGCCACGGGCCACCGCCCATTCGGTGGCCCGCATGGAGACTTTGGTGATGCCCGGATCCTCCGGTAGCTGGCACATGATCAGGATGGGCTTCTTCCAGTTCAGGCGCGACAGTGCCATGCCGGCCCCGATCCCGATGATTGTGTCCGGAAACCGGTCCGCCACATGGATGTGCTGGATATGCTCGAGCTCGTGCACGCCCCGATCGAGGATGAACTCGAGCAGGTCCCGGATGATGGCGCGGTGGTGGGTGAGCATGTACTCCGCGTCGCGGAGCGCCTTTCCCCGATCTCCCTTGCAGATGGTGCTGCCAACCATGGGCTTTGCCCAGCGGCCGCACGCATTGAGAAGGGTAGCGAACTCGGAGGCGTTCCGTAGCGGCGTCCGCTTCACCTCGGTCGGGAAGATGTAAGCCTCGGCAAACAGTCTGGAATGGGGGATGCCATGGGCGATCAGCTGCTGGACCAGCGCGCTCGTAATCGTCCGTTTGTCCTCGAACGAGAGTTCCTCCCAGACCATCCACTGTCCTCCGTCGCTCTTCAGACGGACGCCGAGTTTCTGCAGGAAGTTCAGGGCGCCCTGGGGGTTGTTGGAGATGCCCGGTACGAACGGATCGTCGTTGTACGCCAGGGCGATGTGCACGGGGCGCGTGGAGATGCCGTAGCAGTTCAGGGTCTTACCGAGCACCTGGATGCTGCCGCACTCCACGCCGTCGTTCACCATCTCCCGAGCCGGACCCACAAGCCTGCAGTCCTCACGCGCCATCATGTCGCCCACGTTGCCGACGACCGCCAGCTTTGCGAGATCGACGTTGGCGGAGGAGATGGCCTTGGCCACGAGATAGGCGATACCGGCTGCGGAGAGTTTGGAATGGCCATAAGTGAGGCCGTTCACCTGCCGATACGGCGTGTCGCAGGGCTGGGAGACGTGGTGGTCCAGGATCAGCACATCTTCGAAGTCGAGGCCATGCTCCTGCAGCAGATTCTGCTGGCCGGCTCCGAGATCAGTGAAAATCTTGAGCGTATCGTCCCGGGGGACAGTCCGCATCGTCAGGGGCTCCAGCTGCCGCACGAACAGGGAGCGGACCTCCACGCCCTCTCGGACCAGTGCCTGGGCGAGGATCGCTTCGCCGGTGATGCCGTCCGCGTCGATGTGCGATACGATGGTCACCCTGTCTCTGGAGCAGGCGATATCCGCTGCTCTCGAAATGTCCGCGGAGAGACCCATCTGGATAGCTATTGGGAGTTCTTCGGTATTATGCTTGAGGGCGCATCCGTGGAGGAAAGACCTCCTCCCGAACGGGTATGGTGAACGAAAACGGCGGCTCGCGATTCCGGAACGGCCCGAGTCCCTGCATGGGCGTTG belongs to Methanomicrobiales archaeon and includes:
- a CDS encoding family 1 encapsulin nanocompartment shell protein, with product MNRYLSRGDAPIDGATWNILDATMVEAAKSILSGRRLLHLEGPFGLGLKAIPMTDRRDQEGLIVSSFVPLPEIHATFALGKRDLAAYERDRLLLDTAPVVQAALDVARREDNLIFHGGGGVTGLLNTQGSSSIQLSRWDTVGDAVDDIIRGVTRLDESGFHGPYALALAPSRFNLLYRRYEQGQMTELEHARTIVTEGIIKAPVLSDGGVLIASGRQYATIVIGQDMAVGFIGPAGENLEFSVSESLAPLVLQPKAICVLEG
- a CDS encoding ferritin family protein codes for the protein MPEFTNPFIGTVPDRKLTLQELIRAIRLDLAAEHEATHIYMAHAEATDHPLAKRVLEDIADEERVHAGEFARLLQILTGDEDALLAQGAAEVDEMAIEAGREEVSPSEAPGTTIGSLKESK
- a CDS encoding GHMP kinase codes for the protein MPTMKIRGGDLDLVEYEFSSFSPGENINTIGLEKAYPLKPVEGKVRVRAPARIHLTVLDMNRFAPGRPGGGGVGFAVQLYCTAEAQCIPEGLEIDYEREPIIRHFTEVFKKTTGYRGGFRVYARDHEHKHVGLGSTSTILVAVANALNAAVGSPLTQDQLRLLVGNNFVEETVDGQIAFGFETGVGPVVSTHGGMGITGDELTRIYHHPFGQDKSVFIVIPPSDISSAGEREFDLLMNRARNLDYRDRELKAYMIMMDLIPALESGNLEKMGEVIWEIEFRGSKRAEVEHHGFRIYHYMNQLRDAGFEFVGMSSVGPAIAVITARDRDAVRRILDELGLSIAVATGIDNEGLRIEHLPC
- a CDS encoding DUF2148 domain-containing protein, with amino-acid sequence MFAYADIVPTIARMMALSAETAPKARGADALRIRVVDSDSLIALANEMRRHGEARNLPHFIRDSDNVRVSDAVLLIGLEYHTTAGLDCGACGFPTCEEMLQHQTSVHAPGMPFQGPSCAVRVTDLGIALGSAVKTASLHNLDNRIMYTAGVAALRLGWLEGCSMGYGIPLSAGPKNIFFDRG
- a CDS encoding phosphopantetheine adenylyltransferase; this translates as MRVMLGGTFDPIHDGHRKLLKRAFQLAGPEGQVTIGLTTDRFASQKSHPVRPYPERRENLVKCIESGGFSAKWSIQPLDDRYGPAISDDFDALVVSEGTAGAGAEINRLRQERGLKKVDIHQVACVLAEDGRWISSTRIYRGEIDERGRLR
- the pyrI gene encoding aspartate carbamoyltransferase regulatory subunit, which translates into the protein MKEAPERGLVISKIRDGTVIDHITAGEAINVLRILGITGSTTECLSIATNVASRHGKKDIVKIENRELRKEEVDRIALIAPNATINIIRNYEVFEKKGVHIPEVLIGVVRCPNPECISNTREPIESKFDVLEDRVLRCKYCDWRIPRLSRDITGYII
- the pyrB gene encoding aspartate carbamoyltransferase, whose product is MNHIISIKELSRDKIDALLDRARDIDACLYDRHALEGRILALLFFEPSTRTRMSFESAMARLGGTSIVVDSIEGSSIAKGETLADTIRVVSGYADAIVLRHPKEGAARLASEFATVPIINAGDGAGQHPSQTLLDLYTIRQSMPLDNINVGLLGDLRYGRTTHSLAYALSLYRVTLHAIAPEGLELPPSILQELREHGVEVHQHARVDAVLPELDVLYVTRIQRERFPDTASYLAVAHSYRITPELLGNVRSNLIVLHPLPRASEIDPRVDTLGYAKYFEQSRNGVPVRMAILQEVMS
- a CDS encoding YbjQ family protein — encoded protein: MIVTTTETVPGFRLEILGIVYGNTVRSKHLGKDITAGLKSIVGGELQEYTDMLAEARTEAVNRMINAAKGMGADAIVNVRFTTSQTMATAAELLAYGTAVKLIPL